A part of Bacteroidota bacterium genomic DNA contains:
- a CDS encoding T9SS type A sorting domain-containing protein → MAAIMYHDGDAYANAYSAARISYYAISGFPTAKFDGVETVVGGSSSSSMYSSYLPKVNARNAIPCNYTIGIFGENTSGLNYSMVLDLDQVAGTPVSNLIAHLVITESGFPVSWGMVTVANYVCRMMVPDANGTPISFSSNTAIDLSLSFTLDPTWNVNELELVAFIQNNTSKEVLQGAKVALTALQPFHATAYFSSSDSTVCETNTVQFYDNSLGNIVSWNWTFEGGNPSTSTLENPVVTYNSHGVYDVQLIVSDGAYIDTLDQTNYMTVRSIPAQANTPVGPAGTCEGMSFEYTTDPVPYATNYTWMVTPSNAGNMTGNGTTGTFNAYTGWLGNYTITVRAENECGDGTFSSGFVGTLNHTPYTYQISQGGGYCEGDPGIELKLFDSEVGIDYEIYIDNDPTGIIMTGTGDTLDFGYQTDEGIYTIVGYTDVCSNEMIGNAWIHMLENPGQAATPSGPEQACNDEESAYSTTGANNATTYNWYINPAEAGTLAPNGKNVTVTWNASWSGTASLSVEGGNNCGIGQLSNAYNVEVFETPDPQVSGLTLVCNDEVADYSTPDNSGSTYDWVVEGGDIIAGTGTHSITVEWGDPGTGYITVTEENADGCSTVSETYIVTIDDCTGLEELLAGSIRIYPNPASGSINVSMNLQADTEMNIIMMNQLGQVVMEATEKVVAGNQVMKYDISTYPEGIYTLRLSDNKGETVQQKFVKVR, encoded by the coding sequence GTGGCAGCTATTATGTACCACGATGGTGACGCCTATGCAAATGCTTATTCTGCCGCCCGTATCAGCTATTATGCTATATCCGGTTTCCCAACCGCCAAATTTGATGGCGTGGAAACAGTTGTCGGTGGAAGTTCCTCCTCCAGTATGTATTCCAGTTACTTACCTAAGGTGAATGCAAGAAATGCCATTCCCTGTAATTATACAATTGGGATTTTCGGAGAAAATACTTCAGGGCTCAATTATAGCATGGTCCTTGATCTCGACCAGGTTGCAGGTACACCGGTTTCAAACCTGATAGCTCATCTGGTGATCACCGAATCCGGCTTTCCGGTTTCCTGGGGCATGGTTACAGTGGCTAATTATGTTTGCCGGATGATGGTTCCGGATGCTAACGGTACACCCATTAGTTTTTCATCCAATACTGCCATTGACCTGAGCCTTTCGTTCACACTGGATCCTACCTGGAATGTTAACGAACTCGAACTGGTTGCATTCATCCAGAACAACACTTCAAAGGAAGTTCTTCAGGGAGCTAAAGTTGCTCTCACTGCTCTGCAACCTTTCCATGCAACGGCTTATTTTTCTTCCAGCGATTCAACAGTTTGTGAAACCAATACCGTGCAGTTTTACGACAATTCCCTTGGGAATATCGTTAGCTGGAACTGGACTTTCGAAGGAGGTAATCCCTCTACGTCAACACTTGAAAATCCGGTTGTTACATATAACTCCCACGGTGTATATGATGTTCAGTTAATTGTTAGCGATGGAGCTTACATTGACACACTGGATCAAACCAATTACATGACCGTCAGATCTATCCCCGCTCAGGCCAACACTCCCGTGGGTCCGGCCGGAACATGCGAAGGTATGTCGTTTGAATATACTACGGATCCTGTACCCTACGCCACAAACTACACCTGGATGGTTACTCCGTCTAACGCCGGTAATATGACAGGAAACGGGACAACCGGAACATTTAATGCTTATACAGGATGGCTTGGCAATTACACCATTACTGTGCGCGCAGAAAATGAATGCGGTGACGGAACGTTTTCCTCAGGATTTGTCGGCACATTAAACCATACCCCTTATACATACCAGATTTCCCAGGGCGGTGGCTATTGTGAAGGTGATCCTGGTATTGAGCTGAAATTGTTTGACTCCGAAGTTGGCATTGATTACGAAATCTACATAGATAATGATCCAACCGGTATTATTATGACCGGTACAGGTGATACTTTGGATTTTGGTTATCAAACCGATGAGGGTATTTATACCATTGTTGGTTATACAGATGTTTGCAGCAACGAAATGATCGGAAATGCCTGGATACATATGCTGGAAAATCCCGGACAAGCTGCTACACCTTCTGGTCCTGAACAAGCCTGTAACGATGAAGAATCAGCATACAGCACCACAGGAGCTAATAACGCCACTACCTATAACTGGTATATTAATCCTGCCGAAGCAGGTACTCTTGCCCCCAATGGCAAAAATGTTACGGTAACCTGGAATGCCTCATGGTCAGGAACAGCTTCCTTGTCCGTTGAAGGAGGAAATAACTGTGGTATAGGCCAGCTTTCCAATGCATATAACGTTGAGGTCTTTGAAACTCCTGATCCTCAGGTATCCGGACTGACTCTTGTCTGCAATGATGAGGTTGCCGATTACTCCACACCGGATAACTCCGGTAGCACCTACGACTGGGTGGTTGAAGGCGGCGACATTATTGCCGGAACCGGAACCCATTCCATCACCGTTGAATGGGGTGACCCGGGAACAGGATATATCACGGTTACTGAGGAAAATGCCGATGGCTGCTCCACCGTTTCCGAAACGTATATAGTGACAATCGACGATTGCACCGGTCTTGAAGAACTTCTTGCAGGAAGCATCCGCATCTATCCGAACCCTGCCTCCGGTTCCATTAATGTCAGCATGAATCTCCAGGCCGATACGGAAATGAATATCATCATGATGAACCAGCTTGGTCAGGTTGTTATGGAAGCTACCGAAAAAGTAGTTGCCGGCAACCAGGTCATGAAATATGATATTTCCACTTATCCTGAAGGAATTTATACGCTAAGGCTCTCCGACAATAAAGGAGAAACCGTACAACAGAAATTTGTGAAGGTCCGGTAA